The DNA region ACCGTGTGTCCAGCAGGTGTCTTTGAGTATGTTCCAGAAATAAAGAAGGTGACCCTTTGGTTGGGCAGATGTGTCTTTTGTCAGCAGTGTGTGGATGTATGTCCCGTCAATGCCCTAGAGATGAGCGATGAATTCCTCTTGGCTACCTATGACAAGTACGACGACAACCTTAGATGGCTTAAAAACGAAGAGATCGAGAAGATGATTGAGGAGCAGAAGAGCAAGAAAGTCAAAAAGTACCGCATAATTGAGGATAAATGTAAAGGGTGTACTCTATGTGCTAGAAAGTGTCCACAGGATGCTATCAGCGGCTCACCAGGAAAGATACATAAGATTGACCCCAAAAAGTGTGTTGGCTGCGGCTTGTGTGCCACTGTATGTAGATTTGGTGCAATAGAGGAGTATGAAGAGTAACCCTCTCTTCTAAATTTTTATCTAAAAACAACTTTACGATTGTCTAGTCTAAAACCATGTAACTTATTTTAACATCGTTTAGGCATTAGTATAAACAATAATGAAAATTTTTGGGCTTTAATGTACTTTTTTGTTAATTCATTTGTAAAGATTAATAACATTTATATTTGTCAAAATTTTTGGTTCACAACCTTTTGTTTTAGAAACGTATTTATAAAGTCTATGCCAAGCTATATGTTGAGATTTAGGAAAAACACGTCTCCAATAGGTTTAAAACTTAAAGTTGAGGTGGGAGAATGGCGTTTGCAACATCTTTCCTGTGGTCTTTGATTATTTACTTATTACTCACAGCAGGTTCCGGGAACGTTTTAGCATGGAGCCCAGAAGAACTTATAGCAGGGATAGTAATAGCAGCAGTTATAGGCTACGCCACAAGAAACGTCATGAGTGAAAAGCTCGACTACTTCTTCAATCCAAAGAGGTGGGTGCTTTTCATAATATATGCAATTGGGCCGTTCTTTTATGCAATGGCAAAGGCAAACTTTGACGTCGCGTATAGGGTTATAACAGGTAAAATTAGGCCCGGAATTGTGAAAATATCTCCAGAACTCACGAGGGATGAGAGCAGAACACTGCTTGCAAACTCTATAACGCTAACACCAGGAACTTTTACACTTGAAATCGATGAAGAGGGAAACTTCTACGTTCACTGGATTAATGTCCCTGAAGGAAAGGAAAAGCCAACCCCTGAGGAATTATGTGGCTATCTTCCAAAATGGGCAAGGAGGATTGGAGAATGACTGCTATAAGCGTATTTATGTGGGCTTTAGTACTACTGCTCTTTTCGGCCATGCTGACTCTAATTAGATTGCTCTTAGGACCTACGATTCCTGACAGAGCTGTGGCTCTTGATTCAATGACTACTACAACAGCAGGTGCAATGGTAATTTATGGGGTAATAACGAAACAAGCAGTTTTCATTGATGTTGCTTTAGTCTATGCGGTTTTGAGCTATATAGCTACACTCTACATAGCCCGCTACCTAGTAAAGAAGAAGGTGGGGATAGCATGATCGAATGGGTTGTAGGTGTTCTTCTTGGCATTGGAGTTGCTTTCAACCTCTTAGCAAGCATAGGAATACTTAGGTTTCCAGATGTCTATACAAGAATACATGCTGCAACGAAATGTACTACATTTGGAACAATTTTCATAGTCTTGGCAACAATAGTTTACTCAATCTACAACTGGCTTCCAAACCATGATCCAAGATGGATCACAATAGGACTTCACTCAGCTCTGGTTGTGATATTCCTCGTTCTAACCAATCCCGTAGGAGCGCATGCACTTGGTAGAGCAGCAAGAAAGTCGGGTATTAGGCCTTATGGGGCTGTAATAGATGAACTGGAGGGGAGGCTATGAACTTCGGCGAGCTCTTTTGGGCACTGCAGATTTTAATAGGTATTGGGCTCTTGGTGAGTGCAATCGCCGCGGTGAGATTCAAAAATCTAATTGCCGCTGTAATCTCAATGGCCGTCTTCAGCTTAATTCTCTCATTGGAGTTCTACGTCCTACAAGCGCCTGACGTTGCAATAGCGGAAGCAGGAGTTGGGGCTTGTCTTACAACAGCAATGTACCTCTTAGCGATAAAGAACACCACCGATGAGGAGGTGATAGAATGAGAAAAGCATTAGGGCTCTTTGCGTTCTTGGGGTTCACACTCTTCCTCTTGGCTGCTATGATGACTATTAGGCCATTTGGAGAGCCTCCACACACAGAAATGGACAGCTACTTTATAGCCCATGCTCAAGAGGAAGCCTCTGCAAACAACGTCGTTACAAGTGTAGTTTTTGACTACAGGGGTTTTGATACTCTTGGCGAAGCCACCGTCCTATTTACTGCAGTTTCGGGAGTGTTAATGGCTCTAAGACACTATAAGGTGGTGAAACGATGACGACTACAATTATTAAGACTACTACGAGAATTTTAGCCCCTCTAATATTGGTATTTGGTGCTTACATAATCCTTCATGGGCATTTAACTCCGGGTGGAGGCTTCCAGGGAGGTGCGGTTTTTGCAAGCGGCTTGGCTTTGTTAATCGTGGCCAATCAGTATGAAAACGTTAAGAAAGCATTCGAAAAAGTGCCATTAAGTCCACTGGAGAGCATAGGCGCTCTTGGTTTCTTGGGAACTGCCCTTTTGGGATTAATGGGCTATACATTCTTTAAGAACGTTATAGCCAACAGCGGCTTCATCTTTGGGGATCCAACTCCAATTGGAATAAACCCAGGCTATCTCAATACTGGTGGAACGCTATCATACATGAACATCTTTGTAGGTACAAAAGTCTTAGCCGGCCTTACGAGCATAGTACTAATCTTCTTCTTAATCATGAGGAGGGAGAAGGATGAATGGTGATTTAGTGGCGGTTAACCTTCCCTTTATCATCGTAGCGCTGCTTTTGGCGTTGGGATTCTACACAATCGGCTTCAAAAGGAATCTAATAAAGGTTGTAATAGGCATTGAAATTTTGGAAGGCGCAGTGAACATGTTCTTAGTTGCATTGGGCTATGTAAAAGGAAGCTATGCTCCAATTTACACCCTCGCTCCCGAAGAATCCGTCAACAACATGGTTCTTCCTACACCACAGGCCCTGACACTTACGAGCATCGTTATTGGAGTGGCAGTTTCTGCTCTAATGCTCGCATTTGCTGTGAACATCTACAGACACTATGGAACCCTCGATGTCACAAAGATTAGGAGGTTGAGAGGATGATAGAGCACTTACCAGCGTTAATGATTGCGGTTCCCCTCTTTGGAGCATTCATAACGCCACTCTTCAAGAAGCGCT from Palaeococcus pacificus DY20341 includes:
- a CDS encoding monovalent cation/H+ antiporter subunit E, yielding MAFATSFLWSLIIYLLLTAGSGNVLAWSPEELIAGIVIAAVIGYATRNVMSEKLDYFFNPKRWVLFIIYAIGPFFYAMAKANFDVAYRVITGKIRPGIVKISPELTRDESRTLLANSITLTPGTFTLEIDEEGNFYVHWINVPEGKEKPTPEELCGYLPKWARRIGE
- a CDS encoding 4Fe-4S binding protein: MKVPPTLSVVLGNLLKKPATNQFPKSEPVPTPEGFRGKLLYDKDKCIGCRLCITVCPAGVFEYVPEIKKVTLWLGRCVFCQQCVDVCPVNALEMSDEFLLATYDKYDDNLRWLKNEEIEKMIEEQKSKKVKKYRIIEDKCKGCTLCARKCPQDAISGSPGKIHKIDPKKCVGCGLCATVCRFGAIEEYEE
- a CDS encoding hydrogenase subunit MbhD domain-containing protein; its protein translation is MNFGELFWALQILIGIGLLVSAIAAVRFKNLIAAVISMAVFSLILSLEFYVLQAPDVAIAEAGVGACLTTAMYLLAIKNTTDEEVIE
- a CDS encoding MnhB domain-containing protein, encoding MTTTIIKTTTRILAPLILVFGAYIILHGHLTPGGGFQGGAVFASGLALLIVANQYENVKKAFEKVPLSPLESIGALGFLGTALLGLMGYTFFKNVIANSGFIFGDPTPIGINPGYLNTGGTLSYMNIFVGTKVLAGLTSIVLIFFLIMRREKDEW
- a CDS encoding sodium:proton antiporter, which encodes MNGDLVAVNLPFIIVALLLALGFYTIGFKRNLIKVVIGIEILEGAVNMFLVALGYVKGSYAPIYTLAPEESVNNMVLPTPQALTLTSIVIGVAVSALMLAFAVNIYRHYGTLDVTKIRRLRG
- a CDS encoding cation:proton antiporter, translating into MTAISVFMWALVLLLFSAMLTLIRLLLGPTIPDRAVALDSMTTTTAGAMVIYGVITKQAVFIDVALVYAVLSYIATLYIARYLVKKKVGIA
- the mbhE gene encoding hydrogen gas-evolving membrane-bound hydrogenase subunit E codes for the protein MRKALGLFAFLGFTLFLLAAMMTIRPFGEPPHTEMDSYFIAHAQEEASANNVVTSVVFDYRGFDTLGEATVLFTAVSGVLMALRHYKVVKR
- the mnhG gene encoding monovalent cation/H(+) antiporter subunit G; the protein is MIEWVVGVLLGIGVAFNLLASIGILRFPDVYTRIHAATKCTTFGTIFIVLATIVYSIYNWLPNHDPRWITIGLHSALVVIFLVLTNPVGAHALGRAARKSGIRPYGAVIDELEGRL